Sequence from the Fulvivirga ligni genome:
GTGTCTGGCGTATACAAATATGATAAGCACAACACGCCTATTTCACTTAGTGGTTATCTGGTTAATAAAAAACATCTATCTCTTTCTGAGCTGTCAGGTGATAACGAAGTCACCGCAACACTTTCATTAGAATGGTCTGATAATAAGTTAATTAATGGCACCTGGACTGGAAATAACAGTAAGAGGTTTAATATCAGTCTCAATCAGATCGGTCAGTTAATAGATACTAATCCGAAGGGTATAAATCCCGCAACAGAAATAATGATGGGTTCTAGTTTCAAAAATGAATATCTGGTGGGTGTTTATGATAAATTACAAATAGACAACAGGGCTAAGATGCTTGAATTGAGAATCATTGATAAAAAGACCAATGAATTAAAATATAGCATCGATTTTAGAGACCATGGTATGCCTGTGGGCAACGTCATGACCGTAATATTTGCCAATGCCTATGTGAGTGAATCCGCTGATGGTCAATCAAAAAGCATTGAAATGATGCAGGACGATGGCCGAATGGGCACAGAGTTTTATTTAAATTATGATGCGGCTTCTGATAGCTGGGTAGTGGAGGAGTAGGAATGTTGGTTGTCTATTTTTGAAACAACTTACCTATCAACATCAACCAATTTAAAGTTTTGGGTGTCTTATTCATGGAAATAAATGCTAACATTATTAACTCCATGCATCATGAAAAAAGAGAAATTATTTTACATTTTGACACTACTGCCATTCTTAGGATGTAATGACACGAATATTGGCTTAGAAGCTCCTAAGTGCCTTGAAGGCAGAATTGAAACATTTAATCAGTCGTCACACTGTGATGATAGCAGCGTGCAAGAATTTATGTTTCAGGGGAAAAAGGTCTATGTTTTTGATCCCGGTACTTGTGGTAATGACATGCAATCAGCAGTTTATGATGCAAATTGTAACAGCCTGGGAGCGCTAGGAGGTTTTGCCGGAGAGACCTCAATAAACGGAGTAGATTTCCCCTCAAATTCTGAATATATTAGAACGGTTTGGGAGAAGTAGGATTTAATGGCTTAATTTGACAAATCCTACAGACGTTCATGCATAAACTAAAACTCTTTATAATTTCTTTCTTGCTTCTATTCTTAAGTTTCAACCTTATTGCTCAGCAACTATCAGAAAAAGAAATGATAGGGTTTGGTTGTTGGTTTTCAGGTCGGCAAACCAAACAGGTTGAGCGCGGTTTTCAATTGCTCTCAAATAATAACTTAAATCAACTCAGAAAAAATCTCAGAAAGCCTAATTCCGCTGGGCAGTTTTTTGCGATAATTGCACTCACCAAGCTGGATAGTGCCGGAACTATCAGTTTAAGTTCTGGCGAACTCGAGCAAATAGCCAACATTCGTAATTCCACAAAGAAAGTTTCATTTTGCTCAGGCTGTACAGGTTTTTATGAATCGACCTTATCTGATGCATTGGACAAAAATAGCGTGATATACAAAGATTCAAACTTTTGGATCAGTCGGAAGCTTAAGGAATTGAATTATTGTCGGGAGTAATGTCCGTACTATGATTTTTTTAATCATTCAAAATCATAGCCCACAAAAAATCATTCAAATCACAGTTACCCTTCTTTCTTTTCGCATTTATTTATAACTATGCATTAGAATAATTCACTAAACCATTTCATACCTACTTACCATTACCTAACTCCTTGCTTCACGCTCCAGAACATATCGGCAGGCTGATTAAGGCCGGAGATGAGAAGGCCTTTGAGCATCTTTTCAGGGCTAACTATGCAGGTATGTGTGGTTATGCCATGAAATATCTGGAGGAGAAGGAGCAGGCGGAAGAGGTGGTGCAAGATGTGTTTATGCACTTTTGGGATAAAAGAACGGCCCTGGAAGTCAGTGGTTCTTTGGAGGCTTATCTGTTTAGGTCGGTACGAAATGCTTGTTTGAATAAGCTCAAGCATGCCAGGGTGCGTTTACAATATGCTGCTGCTCAGGAGCATGAGGAGAAATATAAGGAAGGCCAAATGGTAGATGGTGTAGTGGAGCTGGAACTTCAGGAGAAAATAGAGGAGTGCATCGGTCAGTTGCCACCAGAGCGACAAAAGATATTTTTGCTTAGCAGAGAAGAAGGACTGAAGTACAGGGAAATAGCCGATCAGCTAAAGATTTCTGTAAAAACGGTGGAAGCCCAAATGGGTAAGGCACTAAAATTTTTAAAGGAAAATTTACAGGAATATCTGCCTGTAATATTGTCTCTGGCCTATTTCAAGGTCATTGGCTGGCTGGTGTTTTTAAAAGATTTGTTTAACGAGTAAGGGTAGATGGAGTTTGGGGTGTCATTATATAAATGGATTAAATGAAGCATGAAGAGGAACATATAGATTATGAGCTGATTTCCAAGTATTTGGCAGGTGAAGCTGATGCCGGGGAAGAGGTGCAGTTACAGGCCTGGATGGATGCTTCGGAGCAAAACCAAAAGGATTTTGCCGATATGGAATTGCTTTGGAAGCATACTGGTCGTGTGATCCCTCATGAAAAAGCTGATGTGGATGTCGATGCCGCCTGGAGTACTTTTAAGCAAAAGGCGGATCAAAAGAAAAGTGTGGCACCTAAGGCAAAGGTTAGACCTATGTATTACCTGGCCCGAGTGGCCGCAGTGCTCATTTTTGGAGCAGTGGTTTACCTCGCATACAGAGCTTTAAATACTGAAGTTCAGGTGGTTAACTCCGAATTGCAGGCAACAACCGAAGCTGTTAATGATTCATTGCCAGATGGCTCTCTCATCAGCTTAAATGTTAACTCTACCTTGACTTATCCTGAAAACTTTACTGGCAATCAGAGGCCGGTGGAGCTGGAAGGAGAGGCCTTTTTCAAAGTAGCTCCTGATAAGCAGAAGCCCTTCATTATCAAAGCAGAGCAGCTCACTGTTACCGTGGTGGGCACCGCCTTTTATGTAAATGCTTATGACAGCCTCGGCGCCATTACAGTAGGGGTGGAAGAAGGAATAGTGAAAGTGGCCGCTAACGGTGAGGAATTTACACTTACTAAAGGGCAGCATATTGAGTTCAATAAAGAGGCATCAGATTTTAAAGCCGTAGATCATTATAATGCGAATAAAATATTTTGGAAAACTGGCAACCTTACCTTCCAGAACGAGTCATTGAAGCAGGTTTTTCAGGCTATCGAAGAAGCGTATCATGTTTCAGTTCAGGTTGAAAATCCGGAAATATTAAATTGTAAGCTTACAGCCAAATTCCAAGATCAGCCTGTGGATAGCATTTTTGATATCATCAATACCAATTTTAACCTTAACTCTGAAAACCGACAGGGAAAATTTCATATTTCCGGTCAGGGTTGCCAATAGCTATGCTTAGGTATATTTTGCTCTTTATTTTCTGCTATGTCACTTTTACTGCGTTGGCTCAGGATGATCTGCTGAGAAGGAGGGTGAGTGTAAATATCAATGACCAGCCGCTGGAAAGCACTTTGATGGCGCTGAGCAATAATGCCAACTTCACGTTCTCTTACGATGCCACCATTTTCAATGAAACCCCGGCGGTAACTTTATCGGCAGAAGATGAATCTGTAAAACAGGCTTTGGAGCAAATACTACCAAAAAATGTGGCTTACAAAGTCAGTGGCAATCATTTGATCTTATTGAGAAAGCTCCAAGAACCTCAAAATGAGAAGTTTACGGTCTCCGGAAATGTATTTGACGCCAATACAGGGAAACCATTGACCAATGTGATGGTGTATGAGGTCAGTAGCCTGGTCTCTTCCATGACTGATGCAAGCGGTGCGTTCAAAATGTCGGTGCCGGTTCAGTATGATCAGTTTGGTATCTCATTTAACCAAAATACCATTCGTGATACGGTCATTGTAATACCTCCAAAAGACCACCACTTATCCATTTCATTGTCGCCCATGAAGGCGGCCAGGCCGGTGGAAAACATTGATATTGTGGCTGCTAAGCCTGCTGTTGAGTCGTTGAATCTGGTGCAAAAACTAGTGTCTGATGAATCATTAGTGCGTACTAAAAATGCAGATATTGTATTGCATAAAAAGGCCCAGATTTCGGTATGGCCCAGCGTGGGTACCAATTTAAAAATGGGCGGCCTCATGCAAAATTCCTATTCACTAAACTTATTTATTGGTTATGCCAATGGAGTCGATGCCTTCGAATTAGGAGGTCTTTTTAACATTAATAGAAAGCATGTAAACGGTGTGCAGATAGGAGGCCTCGGAAACATTACCGGTGGGGAAACGCAGGCCGTGCAGATTTCAGGAGTGTTTAATCATAATAAGGCCGCTGTGCATGGTTTTCAGTTAGGGGGAGTATATAATTTTGTTGCAGACTCTCTTACCGGAGTACAGATAGGTGGCGTAAGTAATAATGTGCTGGACCAGATGAATGGCTGGCAGATATCCGGGGTCAGTAATTTGGTGACGCACAGAGGAAAGGGCGGACAGATTTCAGGGGTTTCTAACTTCGTCAAAGAAGAAATGTCAGGTATCCAGATATCCGGGGTGCTGAACAGGGGTAAAGATATAGAAGGTTTGCAGCTATCAGGCGTGGCCAATTGGGCCAAAGGTGAAATTAGTGGCGTGCAGATCACAGGGGTACTCAATGTAGCGGAAAGCTTTAAAACCTGCCAGATTTCAACGGTGGCCAATTGGGCTTCAGAACCATCTTCAGGTATGCAGATAGGTGCAGTGCTGAACTATGCGCAAGACATTAAAGGCGTGCAGGTGGCCTCAGTGCTGAACGTTGCCAGAAATGTGCAAGGTGCACAAATAGGATTGATCAATATTGCTGATTCCACCTCCGGAGTTCCCATTGGCCTGGTGAGCATAGTGAAAAAGGGAGGAATAAGGCCTTTCGAAGTATTTACCAATGAAATAACTGCATTCAATATCGGTTTCCGAACCGGTGTGAGAAAATTCTATAATATATTCACCGCCGGTTATGGCAGTTTCACTGGAGACACACGCTGGACTATGGGTTATGGCATGGGCACAGAACGAAAAATATCAGAAAAGGCCTTTGTAAATATTGATTACACGTCTAACTGGGTAAATGAAGGAAAGGATTTTATAGAAGACCTTAGCATTCTCAATCGACTGGACGTGACCTTTGGTTATGGAAAATTAAAAGGCTTAAAAATAATTGCCGGCCCGTCTTTCAACCTATGGCTTTCAGAAAATAAGGATCCGGAAAGCGGTCAGTTTCTAACAAACCTGGCGCCTTATACGATAACAGAAAGTGTTAAAAGCACTACGCTCATGCAATTTTGGATTGGAGGAAAACTTGCTGTAAGGCTTTGATTTAGAGTGTATTAATCTCTTGTTAAATTGCCTCTTAAATTTTTTTTCATATTTTTTTTAAAGTAGAGTAAGGGTAGATCGATTCATGGTTGTGATCATGATATAAACCAAAAATTATATCACGATGAATCGATTGAAATTCTTACTTATAGCCTTTCTCACCTTAGTGGCAGGGCCGCAAATTTTCGCACAGGCGCCTTATCAATTGAGCCCGGTACAGATGACCTTTATCCACCCTTTAGGCACCAATGGTAATGCAGCGCCAGAATGTGTTAACCACTTCTCTTTCAATGTGCTCTATGGTCGGTCAGCAGGTGTGCTGGGAGCTGAGTTTGGTGGGTTATTGAACCAATCATCCGGAGATGTTAGTGGCTTTCAAATGGCTGGTCTTGGCAATTATTCTAAGCGAGTAACGGGGGCTCAATATGCCGGTCTTTTTAATATTTCCAATGATTTTCAGGGCGCACAGTTTGCAGGCTTATTCAATATTAATGGTGGAGGTGCCGGGCAATCAACGGGATTGCAAATGGCAGGTATCATTAACAAGAGCTCTTATGCCATTAAGGGTGCACAATTGGCCGGTATTGCTAACATCATAACGGATTCTGTAAATGGCTTTCAAATGGCGGGCATCATCAACTCTGCTGAGAATGTAAAGGGCGTACAGGCGTCTGGTGTCATCAACAAGGCCAATACGGTTTCAGGTGTTCAAATCGGCCTGATCAATATAGCAGACGAGGTGACTACTGGCGTTCAGATTGGTCTTGTAAACATTTCCAGAAACGGATATAAAAAGGTAGAAGTAGAATATAATGAGAGCTTCTACTTGAATGTGAACTATAAAATGGGGAAGAGGCCGCTTTATAGTATCTGGTCTATGGCTTACCGTGCTGATGCTGATAAGAAATTCTGGGCAGTGGGATACGGTATGGGTACTTACCACCAGATCGGAATTCTCACCTCTATTAACCTGGATGCCATCCACCTCTTTGTAAATGAAGATGAATGGTGGACTGAAAAATTGAATACCATTGACAAATTAAAATTTACGGCCTCTTGTCAGCTTACACCAGGGTTTGAAATATATGCCGGTGGTTCCGTAAATCTCCAACTGTCAAAATTAAAAGATGCTGAAGGAAGGTTAGAGGGCAGTTCTTTGGATATTCCAAAGCCCTTTTATGATGAAGTGCATCATAATACCCGCATCATGATTTATCCGGGCTTCCATGCCGGAGTAAGGTTTTAACTCGATCAATTAACAATTCAACACAATGCAAAATTTTAAGGTCAACAGCTATGGCTTACTGTCGAAAATAGTGGCTATATCAACACTCATTTTATTATTCAACACATCATTTGCTCAGACTATTACCCAAACCATCAGAGGTAAAGTAACTGATCTGGATACGCGGGGAGCACTTCCCGGAGCCAATGTGGTTATACTCGGCACTAACCCTGTTTTAGGTGGTGTCACCGACATGGAGGGGAACTTCAGAATTGATAAGGTGCCTGTCGGCCGTGTCTCATTGCAGATCACCTATATCGGTTATGAAGAACGTCTGCTACCGAACCTGCTGGTAACATCAGCCAAAGAGCTAATTCTGGATGTGACCATGCAGGAATCTCTCACTGCCATGGATGAGGTGGTGATCACCGCAGAAAGAGATAAAGCAGAGGTGGACAATGACATGGCGCTGATCAGTGCCAGAGGGTTTACCGTAGAGGAGACCAAGCGCTATGCGGGTTCATTTAACGACCCGGCAAGAATGGTGTCTGGTTATGCAGGAGTTACCGGCGATGCATCGGGTAATAACTTTATCGTAGTGCGCGGTAATTCACCCAAAGGTATTCAATGGAGATTAGATGGTATTGAAATTCCTAACCCTAACCACTTCTCAGATGAAGGCGCTACAGGTGGCCCTATCAATGCTTTGAACAGTCAGATGTTGTCGAATTCTGAGTTTTATACAGGAGCTTTCTCGCCACAATATGGTAATGCTTTTTCAGGTGTGTTTGATATGAAATTGAGAAAAGGAAATAACGAAAAGCGCGAATATAGCCTGAGCATAGGCGCCCTGGGAACGGAAGCCACTGCAGAAGGACCATTCTCTAAAAACAGCAACGCATCTTATCTGATCAACTATCGCTACTCCACCCTGGCCATTTTGGACAACCTGGGTCTGGTAGATTTTGACGGAGTGCCTAAATATCAGGATATGTCGTTTAAGGTTTTCGTGCCAACGGCTTCCATGGGTACATTTTCATTGTTTGGCCTGGGAGGCAAAAGTAAAATTTTGGAGAAGGTTTATGATGAGGAGGATGAAGATGATTTGTTAGAACAAGGTGATTATAAGGCGGATATGGGTGTGATAGGATTAACGCATTACCTGACTTTAGGTAAAAATAGCTATCTGCAGAATATGGTTTCTGTATCTACTAATGGTAGCGCCTATAAGGGTTATAGACCCGATGAAAATGACAATCTTCAGCTTCATGATGATGGAACGCTAGACAAAAACACCTGGAGAGCGGGCTCTACGTTTAATCATAAGTTCAATGCTCATCATAACCTACAGGCCGGAGTCATTTACAGCCAATATTACTTTGACTTCACCAACACTTATTTTGATGAAGCTGAGAGTAGATTTATAACTGATCAAAATATGAATGGTGATGCAGGACATTATCAGGGTTTTGTAAGCTGGAAGTATCGTCCGGTAGAGAAACTGTCATTGGTAAGTGGTTTTCATATGCATGGCACCACCCTTAATGATGAGATTTCCTTTGAGCCCCGTGCCAGTTTGAAATGGCAGTTCAACCCTACGCAGGCTTTTACTGCTGGCTTTGGTGTGCATGGCAAAATGGAATCTCTCACGAATTATTATAGCATCATTACCGATGAAAATGGCCAAGCTACTATGCCAAATATGAACCTTGGCTTTTCCAAGGCCAGGCATTATGTGATAGGCTATGAAAATCGTTTGGGAGCCAACCTGTTCCTTAAATTAGAGGCCTACTATCAGCAGTTATACAATATTCCTGTGGAGGATGATGTGAACAGCTCATATTCATTAATCAATCAGGTAGAGTGGTTTACAGACAGAAAGCTGGTGAACGAAGGAAAGGGAAAAAACCTGGGGCTGGAGCTTACGCTGGAAAGGTATTTTGCTGATAACTACTTCTTTATGGTCACGGCCTCCGCTTATGACTCTAAATATACGGCCTTGGATGGCGTGGAGCGAAACACCAGATTCAACGGGAATTTTGCCGGCAACTTTTTGCTGGGTAAGGAATTCTTGTTGAGTAGTAATAATAATAAGAGCAAAGTACTGGGCATCAATACCAAAATTTCTCTGCTAGGAGCCAAGCGATACACACCGATCAATGTTGATGCTTCCATGGAGCAGAAAGAGGCGGTACTGTATGAATCAGAGGCCTTTTCTTTAAAGGAAGATAATGTGTTCATTGCTAACCTGGCCATCACCTACAGAATAGATCGAAAGAAGACCAGTCAGGAATTAAAGCTTGACCTTCAGAACGTTACCAATAATGCCGCCCGACTAGACAGTTATTACAATAACGTGTCTAACAAAGTAGAATACACTGAGCAGCTGCCTTTGCTGCCTGTAATTATGTATACGATTCATTTTTAAGGGGTGGGGGCTGTCTCTTGATAGTAGATATAGACAGCCCTAATCATTTTACCTCAATTCCACCCCAACATCATCAATCATATAATCTGATGCTTCTTTACCGTTCATAAATGTTTTCACAGCTTGACCAAAACCATCAGGAGCAAAGAGAGCAATAAAGTGAGGAGCATCTTTAATCTTCACATACGAGATATTGGAGCTAAACTTGGAGAGTTCAAGTACATGCCTATCTGCGCCATTCAGACTGGTTTTAGGGTCGAGTGTACCGTGAAGAATTAGGGTAGGAGGCAGGTTGAGAGGTGTACCCGCGAAGTATTCATCTCTCTCGTAGCTAGGCATAGAGTTCTCAGCGATCAGTTGAGCTAGGGGGCTGGTGAATAGTAAGTTACCATCTTCCTGGGCCAGCTCAGTTTTTTTAATCTCGGGGCGTAAGTTATTTTCTGAAGATGAAATGACCTGCGCTAATGGGATGGAGCTGGCGAAGGTTTGATAGTCTGAAGCATAAGTGACGTGAAAAGACATAATATCTCTTACAGCCTGGTTAAGTGCTGAGGTATCACCTTCGTAAAGCGTGTTAATGATACTCGGTATGTTGTTTCTTACTTTCGGTATATTGAGCATCATGCCAAAAAGGTGTGAAAGCTTCTGTTGGGGTAATTTGTTTTTAAAGCTTTGGTCTTCTTTTTCTTTCCGAAGTATTTCAGTGAGTTTTATTGTTAAACTTTTTTCAGACTGGCTGATAGAATCATAGTAGTTCAGTACTTCATTACCTACAGCGTTTGTAACAAAAGATCTATGGCTCAGATCGTTATCCTCATCATTTTGCAAAGGCACTAAAGAGTCTAAGATTAGCCCGTCAAGTTGTGGAGATCCCAGCTGCTGCATGCGTAGCGCCAATTGCGTACCATATGAAACGGCATAAACATATTTGGGCCCTTTGGTACTGATCTTTTGGATAAGATAATTAAGGTCCTTGGCTGCATTGGTGATGGAAAAGGATTTCACATAGTCCTGATGAGTGTACATATAGTTGAAGCAGCTGCCCCATTCATTATTGGCTAGTCCTATGCCGTTAGGAGAATCTATGTTTTCTTCATTGGGACAGATTTTGGCAGACAATCCCGTGCCTCTATGGTCTGGTATGATAATATCCAGGTTAGGGAAAATACTGGCGAATTGATCTACCAATGGGTATAGAGATGCTCCGGATTCTCCAGGTCCGCCGGAGATCAGCCATATTGAACCTTCGCTGGTTTTCCTGGCTGGAAATTTTCTTACAAATAGACTGATGGAATCTGAGCTATTAGCCTGGTAGTTCAATGGGACTTTAATATAAGCTGTTTGTGAACCTTCCAACTGAGTATTTATATGGTTGGTTGAAGGAGTAAACTGTGCAGAACATACTAAAAAAGAGAAAAATAAAACTGAGAGTGATAAGAAAGACTTCATTATTAAGGTTTAGTTGTAAGATTGATTCGAGTAATGGACTGTGAACATTTTGAAATGGTTGCATGGAGGCAGAAGAATTTATGCTGGAGCCAGTTATTAATATCTTATCTAAGTCAGATGTGGCTGGAAATGAGTAGATTGGTTATCCGAAAACGAGAATATTTAGACAGAATTGAAGCCTCAGATACACATTGATAAAGACTTCGGCTGGTTTATAGGTCAGTTTGATAATAACCAGAAGCACAGGCATTATGCCCTTCAGTTGAGCATCCCGATTGATGGTAGCATCTGCATCAAATCTTCCGGGATCAGTCTTGAGACAGCATCTCCAGTACTTATTAAACCCAATGTAGTTCATCAGATAACTTCAAATTCCTCGCATTTCCTGCTTTTGGTAAATCCTGCCTCTACAGTCGGGCACTTTTGGAACCAAATCTCCCTAAATGAAATGGAGGAAATCCAAAATCCGGTATCTGAGCATTTAAAGGAGGTTTTAAGAGATAAAAAACCCTCTCTTGAGGATCATTTAAATAAAATCATCAATGAAAATGACTGTTGGTGCGATGCTGTAGTTCATAGAGGTGATGAAAGGATAAATAAAGCATTATCGTATCTTTCTCATCACTTCGATCGTGTAGTTTCTTTGGAAGAAATAGCCCACTATTGCCATCTTTCATCAGGTCGTTTTTTGCATCTTTTTAAGGAAGAAACAGGAATCACCTATAGACGATTACAGCTATGGAACAAACTGACGAAGGCGTTTCCTCAGCTCACCAAAAAATCCCTTACCGAAATAGCTCATCATAATGGCTTTGCTGACAGCGCTCACTTAAGTAGGGCATTTAAAGAGAACTTCGGTTTCACGCCAAGAGAGTTTATTAAGATTAGCCAGTTTATTCAAGTTTAAGATTCACTTACCAATGAAATTTGCTTCATAATCAAAACATGAATAATATGGAGCAATTACTTGAAAGCAGTGTTCAAAGCAATAATTATCTCATCAAAACCCGTATTCTGAATTATGATTCACCCATCATTCAAACCTTAATAAATGAAAAGGGGTGGAGAGAAATGTCAGCTGAGCAGAAGGTGTTACACATTTATAATTTCGTAAGAGATGAGATAAAATTTGGTTACAATCTTTCCGATAATATACCAGCTTCTCAAGTACTACAAGATGGTTATGGCCAGTGTAATACCAAAGCTAACCTTTTCATGGCCCTTTTAAGAGCTGTGAATATTCCTAACAGAATCCATGGATTTACAATTGATAAAGCGCTGCAGAAAGGTGCCATTACAGGGATATGGTATAAACTTTCACCTCAAAATATTCTACATAGTTGGGTAGAGGTTTGGTTGGATAATGAATGGTATAATTTGGAAGGTTTGATCCTTGATAAATCATACTTACAAGCCTTGCAACAGAAGTTTGCTGACTGTAAAACCACCTTCTGCGGCTATGGTGCGTACACCGATAATTTCCAAGAACCTCCAATAGATTGGAATTTCAACAACACCTACATTCAAAACAAAGGCATTAATCAGGACTTTGGACTATTTGATACACCCGATGATTTTTACCAAAAACATCAACAAAAATTAGGTACTCTAAAGAAATGGATTTTTGAAAATTGGGTAAGGCATTTAATGAATAGAAATGTAAATAGGGTGAGGGGGAATTAGAGCACGCTTATTGCTGTAATCAGTTCCAATCACAGTATTCTATGATCAGAGCGTATTTATTATTGATTTGTATTTTAACAACTTTTCAGCAAAATGATATTTCTGGCACCTATTCAAGCCAAGGTAAATTGAACACAATAGGTGGAATAATGAGAAGCAGAAATACCTTACATCTAAAACCTGATAGCACCTTTCAATACCAAATTAATCTATTCACCAGAAGCACGGTAGAAGTAGATAAAACAATATACTCTGGCATGTGGAGCGTTAATACAGATACACTAAAATTGAAATTTACAACAGTTAATCAAACAGCTTACGATGGTGAAATGAATCTACTTTTATTGAATAGGAGTAGGTTAGAGGTTATAGGAAGTGATGAAAAGTTGGTGTTGAGGAGAGTAATAAATTAAATGGACTAATTAAATAATTCCTATTACCCTCCAATCACCTCTGCAGCCTCATAGTCAAGGTCTGATAAAATGAACTGTCTTAGGGTATTCTGATCATCTTTTATAATGAGCTCATAATTTTCTTCATACAGGATGTTTCTTTCTGAATAAGTGCCTATGAAAGTAAGTACCTTCTCATTATTAAATTCTACTCGAATAGAGTCTCCTTCTAGAAAGTAATCAGGATATATCAGACCACCTTCCGGCTCTGAGCTTGTAAATTTTTCAGACTCCCAGCTATGACTGGGATGAATGATGATGGTTTTTTCCTCACCACTACTTTCCCTTGAAAATGATCTCAATACAACTGTGTATCCGGAATTATTTACTATCTCATACCTGGAGTAAGTCTTTTTGCCCATGTCGCATGACATTAAGGTGGCGGTTAAAATAATTAGCAGATGGAAATGAGTTGCTTTCATTATTAACGAAGAGAGTTGAATA
This genomic interval carries:
- a CDS encoding transglutaminase-like domain-containing protein, which codes for MEQLLESSVQSNNYLIKTRILNYDSPIIQTLINEKGWREMSAEQKVLHIYNFVRDEIKFGYNLSDNIPASQVLQDGYGQCNTKANLFMALLRAVNIPNRIHGFTIDKALQKGAITGIWYKLSPQNILHSWVEVWLDNEWYNLEGLILDKSYLQALQQKFADCKTTFCGYGAYTDNFQEPPIDWNFNNTYIQNKGINQDFGLFDTPDDFYQKHQQKLGTLKKWIFENWVRHLMNRNVNRVRGN
- a CDS encoding AraC family transcriptional regulator is translated as MKPQIHIDKDFGWFIGQFDNNQKHRHYALQLSIPIDGSICIKSSGISLETASPVLIKPNVVHQITSNSSHFLLLVNPASTVGHFWNQISLNEMEEIQNPVSEHLKEVLRDKKPSLEDHLNKIINENDCWCDAVVHRGDERINKALSYLSHHFDRVVSLEEIAHYCHLSSGRFLHLFKEETGITYRRLQLWNKLTKAFPQLTKKSLTEIAHHNGFADSAHLSRAFKENFGFTPREFIKISQFIQV